Below is a genomic region from Gemmatimonadaceae bacterium.
CTGCTCGACGTGGGCGTCCCCATCCAGCTGAACTTCGTCGTGTCAGAACAGGATGCGTGGATCGAGAGCCGGACGGTCAAAAACGTGTGGCTGTTCAGCGAGGACGGGGAGAAGTTCAAGGCGTATAACGGTCGTTGCACGCACCTCGGGTGCGGCTTCGTCTGGGACAAGGACGCAAACAACTTCCTCTGTCCCTGCCACCGCGGGCGATTCGACCTCAGGACCGGCGCGGTGCTCAGCGGACCTCCTCCCCGTCCGCTCGACGAGCTCGAGGTGGAGATCCGCGACAGCGTCGTCTTCGTGAAGTACAAGGAGTTCCGGTTGGGCATTCCCGCACGCATCGAAGCCTGAGGCCGTGAACCCGATCTTCCGCTGGCTCGACGAGCGCGTTGACCTTCGCGCCATCAAGGAGCAGTTGCTCGACCGCAAGATGCCGGGCAACCTCACGTGGGCGCACACGCTCGGAAGTGCGACGCTCGCAGTCTTCCTCGTTCAGGTCGTTACCGGCGTAGTGCTCGCGATGTACTACGCGCCATCGCCGGACCACGCGTACGACAGCATCCGCTACTTGCAGGAACACGTGCTGAGCGGCTCTCTCCTGCGCGGCATCCACCATTGGGCCGCTTCGGCGATGGTCGTGCTCGTGCTCGCCCACATGATCCGCGTGTTCTCGACGGGTGCGTACAAATACCCGCGTGAGATCAACTGGCTGCTCGGCGTCGTGCTCCTGTTCCTGGTGCTCGGCTTCAGCTTCACCGGCTACCTGCTGCCGTGGGACCAGAAGGCCTATTGGGCGACGCAAGTGGGCACCAACATTGCCGGCACGACGCCAGTTGTCGGCGGGATGTTGGTGAAGCTGCTTCGTGGTGGCTCGCAGCTTGGCGCGGCCACACTGTCGCGCTTCTTCGCGCTGCACGTATTGCTGATGCCGCTGTTGCTCGCAGTGGTGGTCTTTCTGCACCTCGCGATCGTCGTTCGCCAGGGCATCGCGGCGCGAACGGGAGCACTCGAAGAGGGAGCGCCGCCGCGCACCAGTGATCCGGAGTACCCCGCGTACTACAAACAGGCGTACGAAAGGAGCAAGGGCGCCGGCGTCCGCTTCTATCCTGACCTCACCACGAAGGACATCGTGGTGGCGACGGCGATCATCCTGGTCCTCGTGCTGCTTGGTAGCTTCGTTGGAGCCGGACTCGAACCGCCGGCGGACCCGACGGATAACACCTATGTCCCGCGCCCGGAATGGTATTTCCTGCCGTTCTTCCAGCTGCTGAAACTGGTCCCCGGGTCGATGGAAGGCGTAGTTGCGGTCGGCATTCCGGCCGCGCTGGTGATCATGCTGGTGGCGCTGCCATTCTTCGACCGCGGCAGCGCGCGCGCATTCTCCAAGCGCCCGATCGCCCGTTTCTCGCTGTTCTTCCTGCTTGGCAGCTCCGCCCTCTTGCTGGGAGCATCGTTCACCGGTGAGCAGCCGGGGGCCGTTGTGGCTGAAGCCGGGCGACCACTCTCGAACATCGAGCGCTCGGGCAAGGCGATGTTTGGCGCTCAGCAATGCGGGAGCTGTCATGCCGTCACGGGCAAGGGAGGCGGGAGCAAGGAAAACGCGCCCAACCTCTCGATGATCGGCCTGAAGCATTCCGGCGCGTGGATTCACAGCTTCATCGAGAATCCACTCCGGTTCCACCCCCACTCGACGATGCCAAGTTACGGCCCGCCGACGATTTCCCACCAGGACATCGAAGAGCTCACGCGCTACCTCATGACGCTGCGCGGCCCCAATGGCGAACTCACGAAGCCCGAGTTCGTTGACACGTTCCCTGAGTTCCCCAAATCCAAGGAGAAGTTGTGATGAAACGCGTTATCCTCGCAGGCCTGGCGTTCGCGGCCTCTGGCGCCATATCGAACGCCAGCGCCCAGGCAGTGGACGCAAAGGCCGTCTACGATGCGAACTGCAAGAAATGCCACGGGGTGGTGGGCAAACCACCGAAGGCGATGGCGACGAAGTTCCCCAAGATCGCCGCGTTTGACGCCGCGTTTTTCGCGAAGCGATCCGACGATTCAGTTGTCAAGGTCCTCACGAAGGGAAAGAGCGCGGGTATGAAGTCGTTCAAGGACAAGATGACACCGGCGGAGATGGCCGCCGTCGCCAGGTACGTGCGCGCGTTTGCAACGAAGGCGAAGTAAGCACCAACACTGGAGACTGGGGTGCATCACGGCCGTGTGAACCCCGTGTAGTGCGTCTCTGAAGCCGTGCGGCGGAACTGCGCGTCGCCACAGGCACAACACCGCAACACAAAGGGCTCCGGGAGTCGAACCCCGGGGCCTTTTGCGGTTTTCGTTTGTTGTGCACCTGCCTGGTGGCCCGCTCCCTTGTCAGCTGCTGGTTGGGGCGGGCCACGACGTTCGCGGTGGTGCGCTCAGCTGCCCGCGTCTGCGGGCAGGACCTCGGCCTCGCGCGGCGCGCGGGTCAGCGCACTCCTCAGGCCGTCCATCATGTCCATCGGCAACGGAATGATCGTGCTGTTCCCTTCGCCAGCGATTTCCACGAGCGTCTGGAGATACCGCAACTGCAACGCCGGCGGCTCGTTCCGAATGATGTGCGCGGCCTTGGCGAGTGTCGTCGCCGCGAGGAATTCGCCGTCGGCGCGAATGATCTTCGCGCGTTTCTCGCGCTCCGCCTCAGCCTGCGCCGCCATCGAGCGCTGCATCCCTTCCGGCAACAGAACATCTTTCACTTCGACGACCGAGACCTTCACGCCCCACGGTTCGGTCTGCCCGTCAATGATCTGCTGCAGCGTGTGATTGATCTTCTCGCGGTGGGCGAGCAGTTCGTCGAGCTCTGACTGGCCCAGTACGCTACGGAGCGTCGTCAGAGCGATCTGCGATGTCGCCCTGGCGAAATCCACTACCTGCAGGAGCGCTTTCGCTGGATCGATCACGGCGAAATACACCACCGCGTCCACCTTGATCGTCACGTTGTCCCGCGTGATGATCTCCTGGGGCTCGACCGTGAGGGTCACGGTTCGCGTGTCGATCTTGTACAGGCGGTCGACCAGCGGAATGATCAGATTGAAGCCCGGCGATCGGATGCCGGTCAACCGACCGAGGCGCAGCAGCACTCCGCGTTCATACTGCTGCACGATCTTCACGCCAAACCTGAGGGCAACGACGACGATTGCTGCGACGATCCACGGCACATAGGTGCTACTCATCTCAGTGTCTCCTTATGGTGGCGGTATGAAAAAATCACTTGAACTTCGTGAGATTCTTCAGTGGCACGTACTCGGGCGGCTTGTCTCTCAGCCACCGCGTTGGAAAGGTCGAGATGGGTCCCCAGAGCGGCAGGACCCGCGAGAAGACCAGCATTGCAACAAATGGAAGCGTGAAAAGGAAGAGCACGGCGAGCAGGCCTTCGCGCCCATAGATGTCGATCTGAAAATCCAGAAATCCGCGGAAGCTCTTTGAGAACATCTGCCCGCCCATGACCACGTTCCAGCGCATGGCAAGCACCTGCACCAGGAGCAGGATACCCGACACGAAGCCCATCACGTTGCGCACGCCGGCGGGGATCCTGTTCCTGAACACCACGGCCGCACCCAACAGAAGGAATGGAACGACCGATCCGATCAGGAACTGCACCACGAAAAGGCTCACCAGGAGCTTGTCGAGGATCAGGTGTTTCATGATGTCCCAGTCGTGGTTGGCCATATACGCGTGGTTCAGCAGCTCCAGCCCTTCGAGCGCGACGTCGACCATCACGAAGTACCAGGCCGATTCCATCATCGACTGCGTGCACTCCGAGTCGACGGGCCTTTTGTTGAACCACTGCACGATGAGGTAACACACCATCACCATCGCGATGCCGGAGACGATCGCGCTGAGGAGGAAGATCACCGGCATCAGTGGGCTTGCCCACCAGGGGTTCGCCTTGATCGCGCCGAACAGAAACCCCACATATCCGTGCAGGAAGCACGCCGCCGGAACGCCGATGGCGGCGAGGAACAGCATCACCTTGCGGTCGAGCGCCTTGGCTTCTTCCGAGATGTCGGTCACGCCGAGCGCCAGAATCCAGTACAGGCGGCGCATCATTTCAGACTTGGCGTTGCTCGCCAGGAAGACGATGTCGACCCGGTACAACAACCAGATCTCGACCACGAGAATGAGCAGGTAAATGGTGTAGATGAATCCGAATCCCGCCATCGCCGACGTCACGTTGGGCGTGAACATGATGTTCAGGGCTCGCTCCGGATGCCCGAGGTGCGCCAGCAACGGGAGAGGGGCACAGAGCAGAAAGGCCAGCGCCATCAGCATCGCGAAGCGGCTGACCGGCTTCAGCTCATCCCTGTCAAAGACGTGGTGGAGCGACGAGATGATGAATGCGCCGGCGACGATGCCGGTGATGTATGGATACAGGACGATCATCATCGTCCAGTAGATGTGCGCCTGGTTCGGCAGGACGTAACCTTGGGTGACGTAATGATGCATGCTTACATGACCTCCGAATCGAGCCCGATGTAGCGGGTTCTCGGATTCGTTCCGAGGTATGACTTCAGGACCTGCACGCGGTTGTTTGCCAGGATCTGGCTGATCTCGCTGTTCGGGTCGCTGACGCTGCCGAAGATCCTCGCTTTGGCCGGGCACGCCTGCACACACGCCGGCACCATCCCCTTTGTGATCCGGTGGTAGCACCACGTGCACTTGTCAGCGGTGTTCGTTTGGGGATTGATGTACCGTGAGCCGAAGGGGCAGGCCTGCACGCAGTAGCCGCATCCGATGCAGCGCTCTTGATCGATCAGCACGACGCCTTCCCTGGTCACATAGGACGCGCCGACCGGGCAAACCTGAATGCAGGGGGTGTTGATGCAGTGGTTGCACAGCTTGGGAACGAAGAAGCCACGCACCGGGAGCTGACCAAGTTCCTCGGGCATGTTGCGGCTTGGAAGATCCTCGCCGAAGCCGTCTGCCCCGCCACTTGGCGAATTGACGATGACCTCGCCGTTCGGGAAGAACGTGTACTGTTCGACCCACGTCCGACAGAAACCGTCGGGTACGTTGTTTTCGTCACGGCAGGCGCGGACGCACGACCCGCATCCAATGCATTTCATCGTGTCGACCACGAATCCGTAGATCGGGCCCTTCGCGGCCTCCTTCGGCGCTCCTTCCGCGCGCGCGCGTACGTCCCCAAGTCCGGTATCGTGCAATCGGCTTTCCACGGCTCCTTCCGCGCGCGCGCGTACGTCCTCCGGGTCCTGCGCCAGAAGCAGATTGGCGGTGGTGACCACGAGCCCGCCGAAGACGAAGGTTTTCGCGCCGGCCTCGGCGCACTTCTCGAAGAATTCACGCCGGCTGATCTCGGGTTTGTTCCAGAGGGTCGTCATTTGACCGCGGTCGTGTGAGGGTTGTGGCAGTCGGTGCACTTCGACGCGGGAGTGAACGTTCCTCCCGTCGCCGTGATGTGCTCGCCGACGGACTTGATGGACTTGAGGGTGCTGGGACGTTCGAATGTCTTCAGGTGGCACCACTCGCACTCCCGAATGCCGGTCGTCGGCCGGAGCGCGTTCTTGTTCTGTTTGATCGGGTCGGGGTACGCGTCCACCGAATCCTCGCTCACAACTTTCACGTGCAGCATGCCCGGGCCGTGGCAGTTCTCACACTGGGGGACGGAGTGCTTTCCCTTCGACCAGGGATCGCTGATTTCGGAGTGACATTCGGCGCACGTCACGCTGCCGAGGTGTCGCGGTTCGCGCGCCGCAGCGTCAGTGATTGCCGACGCTCTGAAGTGTCCGAGCTTGCCGAAATCCGCAGGCACAACCATCGACCTGGCTTTGAAAAAGGCAGCAGCTGCGATAGCGAGCAGCGCCAGCAGTCTGATGAAGTGCCTGGCCGAGTTCATGGGTTGGACCACCGTGCTGACGTGGTCGGACTATGTGCTCTAGTGAATTCCATATTTCTCCAACCGGTATCGCAGAGTGTCACGTGAAAGTCCGAGCAGCCGCGCCGCTCCGGTCTTGTTTCCCTCGGCGCGGGCGAACGCCTGGCAGATCAGATCGCGCTCGAGTTCTTCGAGATCGAGCCCGTTCGCGGGGAGTACCATGCCCTTGGGATTCCGCGTCCCCGTTCCGCGAATCTCCGCCGGTAAATGATCCGCCTGAATGGCGTCAGAATCCTCGAGCAGGAGCACGCGTTCGATGACGTTGCGCAATTCGCGAGCATTGCCGGGCCAGGAGTACGCCTCGAGCGTGCGGAGCGCCTCCTTCGTCACCTCCCGCACGGGCTGTCGCAGATCGTGGCACAACAATTCGACAAAGTGCACGGCCAGCGGCGCGATGTCTTCGGGGCGCTCGCGCAGGGACGGAATGACGATCGGCACGACATTGAGCCGATAGAAGAGATCCTCACGGAAGTCGCCGACGGCCACCGCCGCCTCGAGGTTGCGGTTCGTGGCCGTGATGACATGCACGTCGACCTCGATGCTGCGCACGCCCCCGACTCTGCGGAACTCG
It encodes:
- a CDS encoding Rieske 2Fe-2S domain-containing protein, which codes for MANIDSQHGTGSPDQGPMDAPQVGRRRFLHIVSGIGAALSAVVVGFPVVRAFVSPTLPSPPKDDWIKVAEDTALLDVGVPIQLNFVVSEQDAWIESRTVKNVWLFSEDGEKFKAYNGRCTHLGCGFVWDKDANNFLCPCHRGRFDLRTGAVLSGPPPRPLDELEVEIRDSVVFVKYKEFRLGIPARIEA
- a CDS encoding cytochrome b N-terminal domain-containing protein; translation: MNPIFRWLDERVDLRAIKEQLLDRKMPGNLTWAHTLGSATLAVFLVQVVTGVVLAMYYAPSPDHAYDSIRYLQEHVLSGSLLRGIHHWAASAMVVLVLAHMIRVFSTGAYKYPREINWLLGVVLLFLVLGFSFTGYLLPWDQKAYWATQVGTNIAGTTPVVGGMLVKLLRGGSQLGAATLSRFFALHVLLMPLLLAVVVFLHLAIVVRQGIAARTGALEEGAPPRTSDPEYPAYYKQAYERSKGAGVRFYPDLTTKDIVVATAIILVLVLLGSFVGAGLEPPADPTDNTYVPRPEWYFLPFFQLLKLVPGSMEGVVAVGIPAALVIMLVALPFFDRGSARAFSKRPIARFSLFFLLGSSALLLGASFTGEQPGAVVAEAGRPLSNIERSGKAMFGAQQCGSCHAVTGKGGGSKENAPNLSMIGLKHSGAWIHSFIENPLRFHPHSTMPSYGPPTISHQDIEELTRYLMTLRGPNGELTKPEFVDTFPEFPKSKEKL
- a CDS encoding cytochrome c; its protein translation is MKRVILAGLAFAASGAISNASAQAVDAKAVYDANCKKCHGVVGKPPKAMATKFPKIAAFDAAFFAKRSDDSVVKVLTKGKSAGMKSFKDKMTPAEMAAVARYVRAFATKAK
- a CDS encoding slipin family protein; the protein is MSSTYVPWIVAAIVVVALRFGVKIVQQYERGVLLRLGRLTGIRSPGFNLIIPLVDRLYKIDTRTVTLTVEPQEIITRDNVTIKVDAVVYFAVIDPAKALLQVVDFARATSQIALTTLRSVLGQSELDELLAHREKINHTLQQIIDGQTEPWGVKVSVVEVKDVLLPEGMQRSMAAQAEAEREKRAKIIRADGEFLAATTLAKAAHIIRNEPPALQLRYLQTLVEIAGEGNSTIIPLPMDMMDGLRSALTRAPREAEVLPADAGS
- the nrfD gene encoding NrfD/PsrC family molybdoenzyme membrane anchor subunit, with product MHHYVTQGYVLPNQAHIYWTMMIVLYPYITGIVAGAFIISSLHHVFDRDELKPVSRFAMLMALAFLLCAPLPLLAHLGHPERALNIMFTPNVTSAMAGFGFIYTIYLLILVVEIWLLYRVDIVFLASNAKSEMMRRLYWILALGVTDISEEAKALDRKVMLFLAAIGVPAACFLHGYVGFLFGAIKANPWWASPLMPVIFLLSAIVSGIAMVMVCYLIVQWFNKRPVDSECTQSMMESAWYFVMVDVALEGLELLNHAYMANHDWDIMKHLILDKLLVSLFVVQFLIGSVVPFLLLGAAVVFRNRIPAGVRNVMGFVSGILLLVQVLAMRWNVVMGGQMFSKSFRGFLDFQIDIYGREGLLAVLFLFTLPFVAMLVFSRVLPLWGPISTFPTRWLRDKPPEYVPLKNLTKFK
- a CDS encoding 4Fe-4S dicluster domain-containing protein, with amino-acid sequence MTTLWNKPEISRREFFEKCAEAGAKTFVFGGLVVTTANLLLAQDPEDVRARAEGAVESRLHDTGLGDVRARAEGAPKEAAKGPIYGFVVDTMKCIGCGSCVRACRDENNVPDGFCRTWVEQYTFFPNGEVIVNSPSGGADGFGEDLPSRNMPEELGQLPVRGFFVPKLCNHCINTPCIQVCPVGASYVTREGVVLIDQERCIGCGYCVQACPFGSRYINPQTNTADKCTWCYHRITKGMVPACVQACPAKARIFGSVSDPNSEISQILANNRVQVLKSYLGTNPRTRYIGLDSEVM